One region of Oxalobacteraceae bacterium OTU3CAMAD1 genomic DNA includes:
- a CDS encoding sensor histidine kinase N-terminal domain-containing protein, translated as MPLLTRLAKRFGPGATLGSLRGQLLRWLLGPLLALVTLNTVSVYHNALDAADVAYDRSLLASTRALAERVSIVAGKVVADVPYVALDSFETDTLGRIYYKVTGINGETVSGYGDLPAVPANVPRSEAYPALVRFYHANYNGQPVRIAALLQPVYDDSMRGIALIQVGETLEARRGLSNQILFDTLTWQALLLLALALLVWFAVRLVLQPLMRLKIAVETRSLNDSSDVDPALVHKEVRPLVAAMNSSRSRLQLLISSQRRFIADASHQLRTPLTVLKTQAELALRECDRPGVPPEETKAALRHIVHSIAATTDSTVNLANRLLTLARIEHGGDADGAAAQAEPVSLRDSARQVGLEMAMAAVAKNIDLSLEAERDCVVRGQALLLHEMIANLVDNALRYTPAGGQVVLRVTEGEDGVALEVEDSGPGIAAAERERVFAPFYRAAATLERNPGGAGLGLAIVRDIASLHGAAIALDEAAGGPGLKVTVTFR; from the coding sequence ATGCCGCTATTGACCAGGCTCGCCAAACGATTCGGCCCCGGCGCCACCCTGGGCAGCCTGCGCGGCCAGTTGCTGCGCTGGTTGCTGGGGCCCTTGCTGGCACTGGTCACGCTCAACACCGTCTCGGTCTACCACAACGCGCTGGACGCGGCCGATGTCGCCTACGACAGATCGCTGCTGGCGTCCACGCGCGCGCTGGCCGAACGCGTCTCCATCGTCGCCGGCAAGGTGGTGGCCGACGTGCCCTACGTGGCGCTGGACAGCTTCGAGACCGACACCTTGGGACGCATCTACTACAAGGTCACCGGCATCAACGGCGAGACGGTGTCCGGCTACGGCGACCTGCCGGCGGTGCCGGCCAACGTGCCGCGCTCGGAGGCCTATCCGGCGCTGGTGCGCTTCTATCACGCCAACTACAACGGCCAGCCGGTGCGCATCGCCGCGCTGCTGCAGCCGGTGTACGACGACTCGATGCGCGGCATCGCGCTGATCCAGGTCGGCGAAACGCTGGAGGCGCGGCGCGGCCTGTCGAACCAGATCCTGTTCGACACCCTGACCTGGCAAGCCTTGCTGCTGCTGGCGCTCGCGCTGCTGGTGTGGTTCGCGGTGCGGCTGGTGCTGCAGCCGCTGATGCGGTTGAAGATCGCGGTCGAAACGCGCAGCTTGAACGACTCGTCCGACGTCGATCCGGCGCTGGTGCACAAGGAGGTGCGCCCGCTGGTGGCGGCGATGAACAGTTCGCGCTCGCGCCTGCAGCTGTTGATCAGCAGCCAGCGCCGCTTCATCGCCGACGCCTCGCACCAACTGCGCACGCCGCTGACGGTGCTCAAGACGCAGGCCGAACTGGCGCTGCGCGAATGCGACCGGCCCGGCGTGCCGCCCGAGGAGACCAAGGCGGCGCTGCGCCACATCGTCCACAGCATCGCCGCCACCACCGACTCCACCGTCAACCTGGCCAACCGTCTGCTGACGTTGGCGCGCATCGAGCATGGCGGCGACGCCGACGGCGCGGCGGCGCAGGCGGAGCCGGTCTCGCTGCGCGACAGCGCGCGCCAGGTCGGGCTGGAGATGGCGATGGCGGCGGTGGCCAAGAACATCGACCTGTCGCTGGAGGCGGAGCGCGACTGCGTCGTCCGCGGCCAGGCCTTGCTGCTGCACGAGATGATCGCCAACCTGGTCGACAACGCGCTGCGCTACACGCCGGCCGGCGGCCAGGTGGTGCTGCGCGTGACCGAGGGCGAAGATGGCGTGGCGCTGGAGGTCGAGGACAGCGGCCCGGGCATCGCGGCGGCGGAGCGCGAGCGCGTGTTCGCGCCCTTCTACCGCGCCGCCGCCACATTGGAGCGCAACCCAGGCGGCGCCGGCCTCGGCCTGGCCATCGTGCGCGACATCGCCAGCCTGCACGGCGCCGCCATCGCGCTCGACGAGGCGGCCGGCGGACCAG
- a CDS encoding response regulator — protein MRILLVEDHTELSHWLAKALRDAHLTVECADNGADADALLHTQDYALLILDLTLPRMDGLEVLKRLRARAAPRSQTPVLILTARGGLDERVQGLNLGADDYLAKPFELAELEARVKALLRRSVGNEALVHHCGALSFDTVTRMFTYAGNALALTPREHAVLETLITRAGRAVSKEKLFDEVFALADDANIDAIELYIHRVRKKLDIAAPDAAIITTLRGIGYLLQPRPALAAD, from the coding sequence ATGCGCATACTGTTAGTTGAAGACCACACCGAGCTGTCGCACTGGCTGGCCAAAGCGCTGCGCGACGCGCATCTCACCGTCGAATGCGCGGACAACGGCGCCGACGCCGACGCCCTGCTGCACACGCAGGATTACGCGCTGCTGATACTGGACCTGACCTTGCCGCGCATGGACGGCCTGGAGGTGCTCAAGCGCCTGCGCGCGCGCGCCGCGCCGCGCAGCCAGACGCCGGTGCTGATCCTCACCGCGCGCGGCGGCCTCGATGAACGCGTGCAGGGCCTGAACCTGGGCGCCGACGACTACCTCGCCAAGCCGTTCGAACTGGCGGAGCTGGAGGCGCGCGTCAAGGCGCTGCTGCGCCGCAGCGTCGGCAACGAGGCGCTGGTGCACCACTGCGGCGCGCTCAGTTTCGACACCGTCACGCGCATGTTCACCTACGCCGGCAACGCGCTGGCGCTGACGCCGCGCGAGCACGCGGTGCTCGAAACCCTGATCACGCGCGCCGGCCGCGCCGTCTCGAAGGAAAAGCTGTTCGACGAAGTGTTCGCGCTGGCCGACGACGCCAACATCGACGCCATCGAACTGTATATCCACCGGGTGCGCAAGAAGCTCGACATCGCCGCGCCGGACGCCGCCATCATCACCACCTTGCGCGGCATCGGCTACCTGCTGCAACCGCGTCCGGCGCTGGCCGCCGACTAA
- a CDS encoding porin — MKKSPISLAILALAAAVGGAAQAQSNVQVYGLLDVGVENSNNASATGGSNTRVISGGMNTSRWGIRGTEDLGGGLKAVFNLEGGILMDTGAQDGALFRRQAYVGLEGAFGRVVVGRSFTSVYDTVISYDPMGFAPYYSWATSGPATGPSKYGFTTGYDNLIKYAGTFGNVRVGANYSAGEQTTGVADSAKMGATFAYKFGPANVMATYERNNGNTVAATGNRDENTVWHVGANYETGPLKFWAVLRDYNLTAGRAATADVEATTTWGGVAYKPNEVTTITGAVYHVNVKNVAANTDADPTMYVVRYRYALSKRTDVHISGAYAKAKHGQLVGLSRDDAGFGNSQRGITVGMQHRF; from the coding sequence ATGAAAAAATCCCCAATTAGCCTTGCCATCCTGGCATTGGCAGCCGCCGTTGGCGGCGCCGCCCAAGCTCAATCGAATGTGCAGGTCTATGGTTTGCTGGACGTCGGCGTCGAAAATTCCAACAACGCGAGCGCAACCGGCGGTAGCAATACCCGCGTGATTTCGGGTGGCATGAACACTTCGCGCTGGGGCATCAGGGGCACGGAAGATCTGGGCGGCGGCCTCAAAGCCGTTTTCAATCTGGAGGGCGGGATCCTGATGGACACCGGCGCCCAGGACGGCGCGCTGTTCCGCCGCCAGGCCTACGTCGGCCTGGAAGGCGCCTTCGGCCGCGTGGTCGTCGGCCGTTCGTTCACCAGTGTCTACGACACGGTGATCAGCTACGATCCGATGGGCTTCGCGCCTTACTACTCGTGGGCGACCTCCGGTCCGGCCACCGGCCCAAGCAAATACGGCTTCACCACCGGCTACGATAACCTGATCAAGTACGCCGGCACCTTCGGCAATGTCCGCGTCGGCGCCAACTACTCCGCCGGCGAGCAAACCACCGGCGTCGCCGACAGCGCCAAGATGGGCGCGACCTTCGCCTACAAGTTCGGCCCGGCCAACGTGATGGCCACCTATGAGCGCAACAACGGCAACACCGTGGCCGCCACCGGCAACCGCGACGAAAACACCGTGTGGCACGTCGGCGCCAACTACGAAACCGGTCCGCTGAAGTTCTGGGCCGTCCTGCGCGACTACAACCTGACGGCCGGCCGCGCCGCGACCGCCGACGTCGAAGCCACCACCACCTGGGGCGGCGTGGCCTACAAGCCTAACGAGGTGACCACCATCACCGGCGCGGTCTACCACGTCAATGTGAAGAACGTCGCCGCCAACACCGACGCCGATCCGACCATGTACGTTGTGCGCTACCGCTACGCGCTGTCCAAGCGCACCGACGTGCATATCTCGGGCGCGTACGCCAAAGCCAAACACGGCCAGCTGGTTGGCCTGTCGCGCGACGACGCCGGCTTCGGCAACAGCCAGCGCGGCATCACCGTCGGCATGCAGCACCGCTTCTAA
- a CDS encoding tripartite tricarboxylate transporter substrate-binding protein: MTKVLQALIAALFLLCAVARAASLECIVPSKPGGAMDLTCKLAQKGLQGLRESPKPPPSDMRISYLPGGIGAVAWHSLVSQRRRAEPNTLVAFSGGSLLNLAQGKFGKATANDVRWVAALGTDYGMIAVRADSPYKTLAELLAALKKNPQKVLIGVSGTIGSQDWLKMAMVFKTAGLDPKVLRFVALEGGGEAFTAMHANYVQVVSGDASEAALYAASGNTRVLAVLADKRLPGVLANVPTAREQGVDVVWPIIRGLWMGPQVPDADYRQWVAAFDRVLADPKFAQMRAASGLYPFGLTGDALTAYVTKAVDDYGRHAAELGLVR, encoded by the coding sequence ATGACTAAAGTTTTGCAGGCTTTGATTGCCGCGCTGTTTTTACTGTGCGCGGTGGCGCGGGCGGCAAGCCTGGAGTGCATCGTGCCTTCCAAACCGGGCGGCGCGATGGACCTCACGTGCAAGCTGGCGCAAAAAGGTTTGCAGGGCTTGCGCGAGTCGCCCAAACCGCCGCCGTCGGATATGCGGATCAGCTATCTGCCGGGCGGTATCGGCGCGGTGGCATGGCATTCGCTGGTGTCGCAGCGGCGCCGCGCGGAGCCGAACACGCTGGTGGCTTTTTCGGGCGGCTCGCTGCTCAATCTGGCGCAGGGCAAGTTCGGCAAGGCCACCGCCAACGATGTGCGCTGGGTGGCCGCGCTGGGAACGGATTACGGCATGATCGCGGTGCGCGCCGATTCGCCTTACAAGACGCTGGCGGAGCTGCTGGCGGCGTTGAAGAAGAATCCGCAGAAGGTGCTGATCGGCGTCTCCGGCACCATCGGCAGCCAGGACTGGCTGAAGATGGCGATGGTGTTCAAGACCGCCGGGCTGGATCCCAAGGTGCTGCGCTTCGTCGCGCTGGAGGGCGGCGGCGAGGCCTTCACGGCGATGCACGCGAATTATGTGCAGGTCGTGTCGGGCGACGCCAGCGAGGCGGCGCTGTACGCGGCAAGCGGCAATACCCGCGTGTTGGCGGTGCTGGCGGACAAGCGCCTGCCGGGCGTGTTGGCCAACGTGCCGACCGCGCGCGAGCAGGGCGTGGACGTGGTGTGGCCGATCATCCGCGGCTTGTGGATGGGCCCCCAGGTGCCGGATGCGGATTACCGGCAGTGGGTGGCGGCCTTCGACCGCGTGCTGGCCGATCCGAAGTTCGCGCAGATGCGCGCGGCGTCCGGTTTGTATCCGTTCGGGTTGACCGGCGACGCCTTGACAGCTTATGTAACAAAGGCCGTAGACGATTACGGCAGGCACGCCGCCGAACTCGGTCTGGTGCGCTGA
- a CDS encoding ABC transporter substrate-binding protein, giving the protein MMFKTSMAAACASLSFALFASSTAAFAQVPAGYPADYQKIIDGAKKEGKLVVYGATDSKATAPLIKDFSAQFPGITVEYNDMNSTEVYNRFISEVAAGGNTADAVWSSAMDLQMRLASDGYAMKYKSVEAPKLPAWSMWDDQAYGTTFEPAAIVYNKRLVDAKEVPQTHADFAKLIQTPKFKDKVTTYDIEKSGVGFMFMTQDARENPKFLDMLNAFGAAKVRVQSSTGTMMERISSGENLIGYNVVGSYALVRAKTDPSLGVVLPKDYTLVMSRVLFINKAAKNPNAAKLWLDYMLSHRGQTVIANDSKLFAIRADVTGETTSADLIKQIGKDNVKPVPVHPMVLQFLGPAKRMAFLKQWKESAGKK; this is encoded by the coding sequence ATGATGTTCAAGACCTCAATGGCCGCCGCATGCGCGTCCCTCTCGTTCGCGCTGTTCGCAAGCTCCACCGCCGCCTTCGCGCAAGTGCCGGCCGGCTATCCCGCCGACTACCAGAAGATCATCGACGGCGCCAAGAAAGAGGGCAAACTGGTGGTCTACGGCGCCACCGACAGCAAGGCCACGGCGCCGCTGATCAAGGACTTCAGCGCCCAGTTCCCGGGCATCACCGTCGAATACAACGACATGAATTCGACCGAGGTGTATAACCGCTTCATCTCCGAGGTGGCGGCCGGCGGCAACACCGCCGACGCGGTCTGGTCGTCGGCGATGGACCTGCAGATGCGCCTGGCCTCCGACGGCTACGCGATGAAGTACAAATCGGTCGAGGCGCCAAAGCTGCCGGCATGGTCGATGTGGGACGACCAGGCCTACGGCACCACCTTCGAGCCGGCCGCCATCGTCTACAACAAGCGCCTGGTCGACGCCAAGGAAGTGCCGCAGACGCACGCCGACTTCGCCAAGCTGATACAGACGCCGAAGTTCAAGGACAAGGTCACCACCTACGACATCGAAAAATCCGGCGTCGGGTTCATGTTCATGACGCAGGACGCGCGTGAAAATCCGAAGTTCCTCGACATGCTCAACGCCTTCGGCGCGGCCAAGGTGCGCGTGCAGTCGTCGACCGGCACCATGATGGAACGCATCTCCTCGGGCGAAAACCTGATCGGCTACAACGTCGTCGGCTCCTACGCGCTGGTGCGCGCCAAGACCGATCCGTCGCTCGGCGTGGTGCTGCCGAAGGACTACACGCTGGTGATGTCGCGCGTCCTGTTCATCAACAAGGCCGCCAAAAATCCGAACGCCGCCAAGCTGTGGCTCGATTACATGCTGTCCCATCGCGGCCAGACCGTCATCGCCAACGACTCCAAACTGTTCGCGATCCGCGCCGACGTCACCGGCGAGACCACCTCGGCGGACCTGATCAAGCAAATCGGCAAGGACAACGTCAAGCCGGTGCCGGTGCATCCGATGGTGCTGCAATTCCTCGGACCAGCCAAGCGCATGGCTTTCCTGAAGCAGTGGAAAGAATCGGCCGGCAAGAAGTAA
- a CDS encoding iron ABC transporter permease translates to MQTMTLPGSGRRSLNWPRGVVVVLASIAIFLPLFLIFYQSFLSAPFFMPVKELGLDAYRFIFDDPDFTMAFKNAFFLATGLAAIAVPLGGMLAFLMIRTDLPGKGFIAPLLLVPIFVSPMVMGFGYVVSMGPVGFYSLWAKDILGLIPWNIYSFTSIVVIAGLTHVPHVYLYASSALKSLGSDVEEAARVSGASPLQVMFNVSLPMITPALAYAGVLVFFLGFEVFGLVLVLGDPEGHMVLATYLYKLTNKMGTPSYHLMAAVAVCLVMVTLPLVMVQRHLLKSANKFVSIKGKGARSKPMPLGRWKWLAFALIFAWLMFTIIMPLSGIVLRSFVQYWGEGVNLAEVLTLQHFREILEQPALVRGIVNTVLIGVIGGALAVICYSAIALAMHRKPDAITRFLDYSVLVPRAVPGLLAGLSFLWVFLFVPSWLDGALKGMDNGVALWLSENAIPMLRSVRSTIFALWLAYSVVWLAYGMRLISTALLQVGPELEEAARAVGAKRGQVTRDVTLPLVKYGLLGAWLMVFLIFEREYSTGVYLLTPGTEVIGAMIVSLWATGSTDLVAALSFINISLVAIGLGIALRFGVKLHN, encoded by the coding sequence ATGCAAACTATGACTCTACCTGGCTCCGGCCGGCGTAGCCTTAACTGGCCGCGCGGCGTAGTGGTGGTTCTCGCCTCCATCGCCATCTTCCTGCCGCTGTTCCTGATCTTCTATCAAAGCTTCCTGAGCGCGCCGTTCTTCATGCCGGTCAAGGAGCTGGGCCTCGACGCCTACCGTTTCATCTTCGACGACCCCGATTTCACGATGGCGTTCAAGAACGCCTTCTTCCTGGCCACCGGCCTGGCCGCCATCGCCGTGCCGCTGGGCGGCATGCTGGCCTTCCTGATGATCCGCACCGACTTGCCGGGCAAGGGCTTCATCGCGCCGCTGCTGCTGGTGCCGATCTTCGTCTCGCCGATGGTGATGGGCTTCGGCTACGTCGTCTCGATGGGGCCCGTCGGCTTCTATTCGCTGTGGGCGAAAGACATCCTGGGCCTGATCCCGTGGAACATCTACTCGTTCACCAGCATCGTGGTCATCGCCGGCCTGACCCACGTGCCGCACGTCTACCTGTACGCCTCGTCGGCGCTCAAAAGCCTGGGCTCGGACGTGGAGGAGGCCGCGCGCGTCTCCGGCGCCTCGCCGCTGCAGGTGATGTTCAACGTCTCGCTGCCGATGATCACCCCGGCCCTGGCCTACGCCGGCGTGCTGGTGTTCTTCCTCGGCTTCGAGGTGTTCGGCCTGGTGCTGGTGTTGGGCGATCCGGAAGGCCACATGGTGCTGGCCACCTATCTGTACAAGTTGACCAATAAAATGGGCACGCCGTCCTACCACCTGATGGCCGCCGTCGCCGTCTGCCTGGTGATGGTGACACTGCCGCTGGTGATGGTGCAGCGACACCTGCTCAAGTCGGCCAACAAATTCGTCTCGATCAAAGGCAAGGGGGCGCGTTCCAAGCCGATGCCGCTGGGACGCTGGAAGTGGCTGGCCTTCGCGCTGATCTTCGCCTGGCTGATGTTCACCATCATCATGCCGCTGTCCGGAATCGTGCTGCGTTCCTTCGTCCAGTACTGGGGCGAGGGCGTCAACCTGGCCGAGGTCCTCACGTTGCAGCACTTCCGCGAGATCCTCGAACAGCCGGCGCTGGTGCGCGGCATCGTCAACACGGTGCTGATCGGGGTGATCGGCGGCGCGCTGGCGGTGATCTGCTACAGCGCCATCGCACTGGCGATGCACCGCAAGCCGGACGCCATCACCCGCTTCCTCGACTACAGCGTGCTGGTGCCGCGCGCCGTGCCAGGCCTGCTGGCGGGCCTGTCGTTCCTGTGGGTGTTCCTGTTCGTGCCAAGCTGGCTCGATGGCGCCTTGAAGGGCATGGACAACGGCGTGGCGCTGTGGCTCAGCGAGAACGCGATACCGATGCTGCGCTCCGTGCGTTCGACCATCTTCGCCTTGTGGCTGGCGTATTCGGTGGTGTGGCTGGCCTACGGCATGCGCCTGATTTCGACCGCGCTGCTGCAGGTGGGCCCGGAGCTGGAGGAGGCGGCGCGCGCCGTCGGCGCCAAGCGTGGCCAGGTCACCCGCGACGTCACGCTGCCGCTGGTCAAATACGGCTTGCTGGGCGCTTGGCTGATGGTGTTCCTGATCTTCGAGCGCGAATACTCGACCGGCGTATATCTGCTCACGCCGGGCACGGAGGTGATCGGCGCGATGATCGTATCGCTGTGGGCGACCGGCTCCACCGATCTGGTGGCGGCGCTATCGTTCATCAATATCTCGCTGGTGGCCATCGGCCTGGGCATCGCCTTGCGCTTCGGCGTGAAGCTCCACAATTAA
- a CDS encoding ABC transporter ATP-binding protein has product MNELTVNDLHLDYGTGAHANQILKGVSMHLQKGEVVALLGPSGSGKTTLLRAVAGLESAKQGTIAIGERNVYDGSKNFEMPAEHRNLGLVFQSYALWPHKTVFENVAYGLKLRKLSTSDIKDKVADVLKNLGLGHLAERYPHQLSGGQQQRVAIARALVYNPPVILLDEPLSNLDAKLREEARAFLRELIVRLGLSALMVTHDQAEAMAISDRILLLNNGKIEQQGTPQTMYETPETLFTAEFMGSNNRLPAKVVQRDGALVRLDVNGTAVTGTARGAGGGEPSTIIRVEEVKISPTPVENAIELPLLTCMYLGDRFECLFKSPAGGAEFGLRAYSKYKLEAGKYWLQLPVDKLWVF; this is encoded by the coding sequence ATGAACGAATTAACCGTCAACGATCTGCACCTGGACTACGGCACCGGCGCCCATGCCAATCAAATTTTGAAGGGCGTGTCGATGCACCTGCAAAAGGGCGAAGTGGTCGCGCTGCTCGGGCCTTCGGGCAGCGGCAAGACCACGTTGCTGCGCGCGGTGGCCGGCCTGGAAAGCGCCAAGCAGGGCACCATCGCCATCGGCGAGCGCAATGTCTACGACGGCTCGAAGAACTTCGAGATGCCGGCCGAGCACCGCAACCTGGGACTGGTGTTCCAGTCGTACGCGCTGTGGCCGCACAAGACGGTGTTCGAGAACGTCGCCTATGGCCTCAAGCTGCGCAAGCTCAGTACCAGCGACATCAAGGATAAAGTCGCCGACGTGCTGAAAAACCTGGGCCTGGGCCATCTGGCCGAGCGCTATCCGCACCAGCTGTCCGGCGGCCAGCAGCAGCGCGTGGCGATCGCCCGCGCGCTGGTCTACAACCCGCCGGTGATCCTGCTCGACGAGCCGCTGTCGAACCTGGACGCCAAGCTGCGCGAGGAGGCGCGCGCCTTCCTGCGCGAGTTGATCGTGCGACTGGGCCTGTCGGCGCTGATGGTGACCCACGACCAGGCCGAGGCGATGGCGATCTCGGACCGCATCCTGCTGCTCAATAACGGCAAGATCGAGCAGCAAGGCACGCCGCAAACCATGTACGAGACGCCCGAGACGCTGTTCACCGCGGAGTTCATGGGCAGTAACAACCGCCTTCCGGCCAAGGTCGTGCAGCGCGACGGCGCCCTGGTGCGGCTCGACGTCAACGGCACCGCGGTGACCGGCACCGCTCGCGGCGCCGGCGGCGGCGAACCGTCGACCATCATCCGGGTCGAGGAAGTGAAGATCAGTCCGACCCCGGTGGAGAATGCCATCGAGCTGCCGCTGCTGACCTGCATGTATCTCGGCGACCGCTTCGAATGCCTGTTCAAGAGCCCGGCGGGCGGCGCCGAATTCGGCCTGCGCGCCTATTCCAAATACAAGCTGGAGGCCGGCAAGTACTGGCTTCAGTTGCCTGTTGACAAGTTGTGGGTCTTCTAA
- a CDS encoding beta-ketoacyl synthase chain length factor, with protein MRTHGVTFSIVSHAAWAPGLTTPEAWAQWARAPHRIVTGEEPGVKAMPAMLRRRAGFLGKMALEVAYRCLDGRGDGSEDRATNIPTVFCSRHGEVSRALELLSDLARGEALSPTAFSMSVHNATAGLLTIARRDRANHIALAAGAATIEHAVIEACGLLADGAQMVLLVASDCQLPELFLPFQECEEQPHAWAWLMTAAADDSDAIALRWSASDEAPSSGMPGGLAVAAFHLGGASRMERCDGRMRWSWSRDA; from the coding sequence ATGCGCACTCATGGCGTCACCTTTTCAATCGTCAGTCACGCCGCATGGGCGCCCGGCCTGACCACGCCCGAGGCGTGGGCGCAGTGGGCGCGCGCGCCGCATCGCATCGTCACCGGCGAGGAGCCCGGCGTCAAGGCGATGCCCGCGATGTTGCGGCGGCGGGCGGGATTTTTGGGGAAGATGGCGTTGGAAGTGGCCTACCGCTGCCTCGACGGACGCGGCGACGGGTCTGAAGACCGGGCTACGAATATCCCCACTGTTTTTTGTTCGCGCCACGGCGAAGTGTCGCGCGCGCTCGAGCTACTGAGCGATCTGGCGCGCGGCGAGGCATTGTCGCCGACGGCGTTCAGCATGTCGGTGCACAACGCGACGGCGGGCTTGTTGACCATCGCGCGCCGCGACCGCGCCAACCACATCGCGCTGGCCGCCGGCGCGGCGACGATCGAGCATGCGGTGATCGAGGCGTGCGGCCTGCTGGCCGACGGCGCGCAAATGGTGCTGCTGGTGGCTTCCGATTGCCAGCTGCCTGAATTGTTTTTGCCGTTCCAGGAGTGCGAGGAGCAGCCGCACGCGTGGGCATGGCTCATGACCGCCGCCGCCGATGACAGTGACGCCATCGCCTTGCGCTGGAGCGCGAGCGACGAGGCGCCATCGTCCGGCATGCCGGGCGGCCTGGCCGTGGCGGCGTTTCACCTGGGCGGGGCAAGCCGGATGGAGCGCTGCGATGGCCGCATGCGCTGGAGCTGGAGCCGCGATGCTTGA
- a CDS encoding 1-acyl-sn-glycerol-3-phosphate acyltransferase has protein sequence MLDAALARLSLYWRVFATGLSFTVFGVGGLLMRIVLFPVLNLAVRRKERRVAAARELIRMAFRTYVDMMRALGVLRYEVRGLEKLERGGLLILANHPTLIDTVFLMAFVKNADCIVKGALWNNPFTRGPVRAAGYINNEGGAALVDDCIASLRRGNNLIVFPEGTRTPADGVISMKRGAANIAVRGGRAMTPVLIRCEPLTLGKGEKWWRVPSRRVLIRIDVQDDLAIETFTGNGASEVMAARQLTEFLQDYFTGKYQRHA, from the coding sequence ATGCTTGATGCGGCGCTGGCCAGGCTGTCGCTGTACTGGCGGGTGTTCGCCACAGGGTTGAGTTTTACGGTGTTTGGCGTTGGCGGGCTGTTGATGCGCATCGTGCTGTTCCCGGTCTTGAACCTGGCGGTGCGGCGCAAGGAGCGGCGCGTGGCGGCGGCGCGCGAATTGATACGGATGGCGTTTCGCACCTACGTGGACATGATGCGCGCGCTGGGCGTGCTGCGTTACGAGGTGCGCGGCCTGGAGAAACTGGAACGGGGCGGTCTGCTGATATTGGCGAACCATCCGACCTTGATCGATACCGTGTTCCTGATGGCCTTCGTGAAGAACGCCGACTGCATCGTCAAGGGGGCGCTGTGGAACAATCCTTTCACGCGCGGGCCGGTGCGGGCGGCGGGTTACATCAACAACGAGGGCGGGGCGGCGCTGGTGGACGATTGCATCGCCTCCCTGCGGCGCGGTAACAACCTGATCGTGTTCCCGGAGGGGACGCGGACGCCGGCCGATGGCGTCATCAGCATGAAGCGCGGCGCGGCAAATATCGCGGTGCGCGGCGGGCGCGCCATGACGCCGGTGCTGATCCGCTGCGAGCCGCTCACGCTGGGCAAGGGCGAGAAGTGGTGGCGCGTGCCGTCGCGGCGGGTGTTGATACGGATAGACGTCCAGGATGACCTGGCGATCGAGACGTTTACGGGCAACGGCGCCAGCGAAGTGATGGCGGCGCGCCAGTTGACGGAATTTTTACAAGACTATTTTACCGGGAAGTACCAACGTCATGCTTGA
- a CDS encoding phosphopantetheine-binding protein translates to MLELEVKELIIEVLQLEDITPDDIDSAAPLFVDGLGLDSIDALELGVALQKKYGISLSADSEDTRRHFASVAALAAMIETHRKK, encoded by the coding sequence ATGCTTGAACTGGAAGTGAAAGAACTGATCATCGAAGTGCTGCAACTGGAAGATATCACGCCGGACGATATCGACAGCGCCGCACCGTTGTTTGTGGACGGCCTGGGACTCGATTCGATCGACGCGCTGGAACTGGGCGTCGCGCTGCAGAAGAAGTACGGCATCTCGCTGTCCGCCGATTCGGAGGACACGCGCCGCCATTTCGCGTCGGTCGCGGCGTTGGCGGCGATGATCGAGACCCATAGAAAGAAATAA
- a CDS encoding acyl carrier protein, with protein sequence MIALNDMSRDQLQAWVIDLLADMFELDKAGLTADSNLYADLDIDSIDAVDLAVKLKQLTGKRLQPEVFKTIRTIGDVVDALAGMTEQAA encoded by the coding sequence ATGATAGCTTTGAATGACATGAGCAGGGACCAACTGCAAGCCTGGGTGATCGATCTGCTGGCCGATATGTTCGAACTCGATAAAGCGGGACTGACCGCCGATTCGAACCTGTACGCCGATCTCGATATCGACAGCATCGACGCGGTCGACCTGGCCGTCAAGCTCAAGCAACTGACCGGCAAGCGTTTGCAGCCGGAGGTGTTCAAGACCATCCGCACCATCGGCGACGTGGTCGACGCGCTGGCCGGCATGACGGAGCAGGCGGCTTAA